One window from the genome of Pelobates fuscus isolate aPelFus1 chromosome 13, aPelFus1.pri, whole genome shotgun sequence encodes:
- the SUSD6 gene encoding sushi domain-containing protein 6, whose translation MCRGAVSEVSPSWFRVWSSGGSGLHLQLILLLSLFTQSLSSVCPPPPEPENGGFLCHPPHCEQPLTSGSVIEYFCAEGYMLKGDYKFLTCRDGAWNPPMGVSCRLSQDTNRHTSLGVPTLSIVASTASSVALILLLIVLFVLLQPKLKSFHHSRRDACAPGEQVSIMVDGVQVALPSYEEAVYGSAGNCIPSASSRVQIVLSEGPGEEQDLQQSACSSNHAGQALHSDLSGNTVGHTMQGTPSSSQRSETVLVHQASPSWVSGAESRTLAGEGADSDVQSLLSLSSEDYTDDIPLLKEA comes from the exons atgtgtcgtggAGCAGTATCTGAAGTCAGTCCCTCCTGGTTTCGAGTGTGGTCTTCTGGTGGGAGTGGACTGCATCTACAATTGATCTTACTGCTGTCTTTATTTACCCAATCTCTTAGTTCAG TGTGTCCGCCTCCACCGGAGCCAGAGAATGGTGGATTTCTGTGTCACCCTCCGCACTGTGAGCAGCCACTCACCTCTGGTAGTGTCATTGAGTATTTCTGCGCTGAAGGATATATGCTTAAAGGAGACTATAAATTCCTGACCTGCAGGGATGGTGCATGGAACCCACCaatgggagtgagctgcagactaagCCAAG ATACCAATAGGCACACCAGCCTTGGAGTTCCCACTCTGTCCATTGTTGCCTCCACTGCCAGTTCTGTGGCATTGATATTGCTTCTCATTGTCCTGTTTGTGTTGCTACAGCCAAAGCTCAAGTCTTTCCATCACAGCAG GCGTGACGCATGTGCGCCAGGAGAGCAGGTTTCGATAATGGTCGATGGCGTGCAAGTTGCACTTCCGTCATACGAGGAAGCAGTGTACGGCAGCGCAGGGAACTGCATCCCATCGGCAAGCTCCCGAGTACAAATTGTGCTCTCAGAGGGGCCAGGTGAGGAGCAAGATCTACAGCAATCTGCATGCAGTTCTAACCATGCAGGCCAGGCTCTACACTCTGATCTTAGTGGCAACACTGTGGGACATACTATGCAGGGCACACCGAGCAGCTCGCAGCGCTCAGAGACTGTCCTGGTCCATCAGGCTTCCCCATCATGGGTATCTGGAGCAGAAAGCAGGACACTGGCAGGGGAAGGAGCGGATTCTGATGTGCAGagtctcctctccctctcttctGAGGACTATACGGATG ATATCCCTCTTCTGAAAGAAGCCTGA